CTTGGTGCTATGTTTAGCACATTtgaattgttatttttaaaacacttcagtTTTTGGTGTTGAAACAACCCTATATGGAAACTTTGCATTaagtaaatgtatttatttccaagTAATCCTTATGAAGAAAGGTAACAGGATTCTTACACAAACCTAATtcttggattaaaaaataaaccttgcttttttttttccatttcataatGCTTAGTGTCTTCAGAATAACCTTGTATCACCTGTGCTCATTACAcctctcttttcccccccccctccccactctCTTTTACAGCAGTTCTGTGGTGTTCTTGGTCACACATTTATGGAGTTTCTGAAGGGCAGTGGAGACTACTGCCAGGCACAGCACGACCTCTATGCAGACAAGTGAACTGTAGAAATTCATTACTACTCCACCAAGAAGCCCCCCTAAGAGTGGTTGACCAGGATAAGAAGTATTGAATTGAAATTGGCAGAGCATTTAACAACAGAATTCAGACCTGGATGGGGTAAACCTCAGTGCACTGCCTTTCTTTTGCCTCAGTATTACTGGATTGAAGAATTGCTGCTTCTTGTTAGGAGGTTCATTTCATTTCCCATTGCTCCCAACTTCATACTTCCAAGCACTGAGAATTTCACGTGGAGTATAGTGAAGTAGACTTCAGTTTCTCTACATCACTTCTATATTAGAATTTTTTTGAATCCTTTCATAATCTTGTTGCATGTTTAACTAAATCAATATGGCCCGAATGAACCGCCCAGCTCCTGTGGAAATCACCTACAAGAACATGAGATTCCTAATCACACACAATCCAACCAATGCAACCTTAAACAAATTTATAGAGGTAAGGCCAGGACAGAATTCttactgatgtatttttttaatgcctgaACAGCATGCTATATTAACAATTTCCTTCTTTACTAGTTGATAACAGCTGTGGAAGCCATATGAAGAGGTACTGAGACTGTTTGTTTGTATACTGATGCCATGCTTCACAGACTTACGGACAAAGCTATTCACATATACTTTAGCCTTCACAAAAACATACTTCTGAAAGTGAAGCAGAGAAATAATTATACTGTCTAGTACATTGTACATTAATTACGTTGTTTAGGTCTGAAAACAGGAATTATCTGGCAGAGTTACGTGTAGAACAATACCAAGATCTGCTAGTGGTAGGAACTTACATTTAGATTAATCTAAAGTGGTGTAACATTTCCTTGCACCTATTGCATAGCGATTAAAAAGAGGAGAATAATTCATTATACATTGTGGACCAGAACCTTAGGAACAAATAACAGGATTGCAATATGCTTTCACTGCCTATGTCCCTTCAGTATTAGCAGATCATGGTTTTAGTGTAGCTTAAGAGAATCCTACTTGAGTGAAATTTGTGGTGGTAGGTTTGCCCTGCATCCAGAGCTGCTGTGAAgctattttaagtgttttggtACATGCTGAAATTGTTTACTTACTAAAGCCAGGTGGCTTGGCATATATTGCTAGTATCTGAATTTATAGCTCCAGCATGCTTAGATGCAAGGTTTAGATGATAAACTGCACAGTTAAAAGTGTATGCATGTGTGCTAACAATAGGTTCCTTCAAAGTTACCTCCTGGTAAGGTCTGAATTTGTAATGCAGTCCCTCATTAGCAAGATTTTAGGCAAATTATACCACTATTTTGCATTCAGTGTGGGATAATTTACAAGAAACTGTAAATTTTAAATTGTGAGATAACATTTGCTTACCTTTAAACTCTCACAACTAGATAAAGTATGCTTAGGCTATGCTTCAGTCATCACTGTGACAGCATCAATGACTGTTGCAGGGAGAATTCGGAgtgattgccttttttttaatggagagtAAGAGCAAAATGGaaagtttaattttgttcttctctACTTATCATAACTCAGGAACTGGAATAATTTATTGTCTTGTGCGCAATTCTTAACAGTAAGAGCTCCTGCAAACCTGTTGTTTTAagtagagggagagaaggggaagatCTAAACCTCACTCAGAATGCTTTTAGTGAAGTATGTAGCTTTGCAAGCCAGGAAGGTTCCTGTTCCTTTGAAAGGAATGATCTTGTGGAGATGGACTACTTATTTCATCAATATTTATCTggatctgatttttaaaaggaagtctGATCCAACATAACAAAACTTAATCTTCAGATATGTTTGCGGAAGAGCTTAAAGGTATCTGGCATTAGAACACAggttttcagttatttcagctttctgtgtCCTTCACAAGGTAGCAAACATTTGCCTGAGTTTACTTACTGAAAATTTTGGAATGAGTTAGTAAGCTAACCTatttgagaaaattaaatgGTAAGTGAAGTCAGTTAAAGCAGTCTTTTTTCACTCCCTAGGAACTTAAGAAATACGGCGTTACCACAGTGGTAAGAGTGTGTGAAGCTACTTATGACACTGCTCCGGTGGAAAAAGAAGGCATTCAGGTTTTGGTAAGTAGTgtagaagcagagtttaaaacCAACTcatcccccaaaaaaagaaatgtccttTTTACACCACCTTATTAACTCTACAAGTGTATTCCAGTGCCTGACAGAGGCAAAAGCTGCACAGACACACtcttgtcaggaaaaaaaaaaatctggctttgAGCAGAGTCATTTGCTCAATGAAAACTGATTGAAAGGAACATGTTCTTGATGTTGCTAAAGTTGTGCTATTAGAAAGCCATAAGCTTGAGTGGTTCCCTTAGCTGTCAGCTCTCTTGTCCATTGTGTCCCCTCTTTTTTTGTGTACGCATGTGCCATGCAAGCATGAAGACTTCTGTCTTTGTGTATTTATGTATGTCATGCTATATTCCAGGATTGGCCCTTTGATGACGGTGCGCCACCATCCAACCAGATTGTTGATGATTGGCTAAACCTCCTTAAAGTTAAATTTCGTGAAGAACCTGGTTGTTGTATCGCTGTACACTGTGTTGCTGGTCTTGGAAGGTGGGTAAAGTTGTAAAGATCTGTTGCATTGCCATCCCTGGTCAGCCTTGTTAATATCTAGTACAAAAATTtgaggaaaatgtaaaataatcaCATATCCAGTATTGAAATGACCTTACACTTAAAAGTAGTTCAGATGGCAGGAAACTGTTGTATGTATGTATTACACTTAAAGGCTTTTTAGTCAACAGATGATGCTATTATCACAGTTCTCTCACAAAAACTACTAAATGAAGTAAACGAGTATATTCTTGTACCAAGCATATTGATGAGTGTCCCACTGATACTTTTTGTCTTGCTACATCGTCTTTTTTTgtaatggatttgttttttaactgtaaGCTTCCTTTTCATCCTCACTTCAGCAGTATTGCCAGTCTCCCTGTACCAAGGGTATTGTAACCACTAGCCACAAACAAGTGGGGTGTTCTGGCACACCAAGACCAACTTTCATACATCACCAGCTTGGGGGATGATGAATGTTCTCCAAAGTACCAAAGCtctgtttctgtctcatttcTAACACTGAGCCTCAAAATTCTTACAGATAATGCTAAACATTCTCCTCTTAGCCCTGTTGCCTCTGTCTGCTGCCACTATCTTAAATACAGTTCCAGCAGTTATGAGAACATAATGGTTTTGATACTATTCTAGACTATCTGGGAACTAGATCTGTTCAAAAAGCAGTTGCCATATTCTAGCCATGGGTTTCAGCACGTACAATATAAAATGGAGGTTTCTGGTCTTGGAGTCCGTAAGCATGGCTTATCCACTATTTGCACTATGGCTTCACACGTAACAAAGTTGACTGTAGAGGTGAATGCTACCAAAACAAGTCCCCTTCAGCTGCTTACAAtatctgttgattttttttttttcctcaaaataagGCAGTTAACTAGTTGAAAAGAAGATCCTAGCTTTTTATCAcgtaaggtttttttaaatccctgaACATATAAAATGGCTTAAGCTTGCTGCTAGATGCACAAGTCTGTTGCTAGTGTGTGGCGTGGGTCTTGgtgttttgtgttggtttttttagccATGAATTGCTCATATATTTGGATTTGATTTGTGTCAAGCTTTCCTAACTGAAAACTGTATTCTGTCAGATGAAGAATACTGTGGCAAGCAAGGAAATCCTTGGGGGTGTGCAGCAGCTCGTGGATTGCGTCTGTTCCTAAAACTTTTGACGTTAGGTCTAGGACTTGTCAGTTCTTACTGAACCTGACCACTCTTCTAATTCCTGCTTTGGGGTCCTGACTGCTTCTAAGGATGCTTGTTTGTGGGAATAGAAACCCATATACAACTCTTCCCCAGAATCAATTGGCTTTGAAATAAATGGGTAAAGATTACTTGGATCTTATTCCTGCTACATCTCCTCTAGTATTCCTGCTAGTCCTATGTTATACCTAAAGTCAGATGAATGAAGCTAAGGTTGACCAGAATTAATTTAAACCCCTTTATTAATGAGGATGGTTAGCTCGAGAACAGATGGTATAATGGCTCACCTAATGTAGAAATGCCTTctgcctgtctttttttttgcttccccagggaagcagatacacagaaggacagaaaagagAACTAGGGAGAGTAAACTTTTCTAAGTTATGCATTGGCAAATGTTAAactgaatatatatttattttttttaaccagagcTCCAGTCTTAGTTGCTCTTGCACTGATAGAATGTGGAATGAAGTATGAAGATGCAGTGCAGTTCATAAGACAGTAAGTATGAAGCTAATATCTTGCTGTTTCCAAGATTTAGTATGTTGATATATCCTTGGGCATTAAAGGAAATTCTGAATGCtgttcttttaatcttttgtttCGTAAGATATTTAGTACACCTGAACTTTTTAACACATATTCTGCATACAGTCAGTGTTTGTAGGACTTGGTCTGGAGGATgggtattttctcttcctgggGAAGCCAGAATCAGTAATTAATTATTTGagcaagtttaaaacaaaacaacacaaacacacacacacccctccccccaaaaaaaaaccccacaaaaacccctTCTGTCTTTCAGTTAGATCTGCAAGGTTGTCTTTATTTTGTACATATGAGAGGCAGAATACCTTGAATAGGAAGCCTTGTACATATTATCTTAATGTACCATCTTTGGCTTGTCTATATCAAAGGCTAAAGCACTGTCTAAAATACTATGTTCTCCTTTGAGCATGTGGTCCAATGAGGTATTTGTGAAAGGAAGCTACCACCATCTTGCCTGGCGCTTCTTTTAATTATGCTTATTTTGGTTACAGTCTTGACTTCATGGTGGTGGCTTTTAAGTgacctaaaaatatttttctctggctAGTGATAGTATTTCACTGGGCAGTAGATTcatgttctgtttaaaatattttttttttctccatctagGAAGCGGCGTGGAGCTTTTAACAGCAAGCAACTTCTGTACTTGGAGAAATACCGCCCCAAGATGCGTCTGCGCTTTAAAGACTCCAATGGTCACCGAAATAATTGTTGTATTCAGTAAAGCTCAATAGCCTATAGTACTTCTTTGGAAATAAAGGATGGAAACTAGAATTAAGCAGGCTGCATGCCAAAGACATCAGTCTGATATTGTTTTTTTAGTAGTAAAGGAGGCTTCCTTAGGAGTATTTAATAGGCTAAAGGCTTGGTAGAAATGCAACTTCTATGTTTAGATAAATATCCATCTGTTTGGAGACCCAGTAAATGTTTTTGCTGTACCCTGTTTCTGAGCTGTCTCCTTGTTCATTAATTACCAGTTCAAATATCCTTTAATCATGCCATTTGAGTCTTACCCACCTAGTTTCAACTACTAAAAATTGGGGtactaaaataaatcaatctgTAGAGAGATTAGGTGCCAAAATACCCAGCATATCAGCTACATGGTTTTCTTTATAAATGAGCGTAGTTCTGATGATGTGAGAACTACCAGCTTATCTGGACCTTACtatctttttttctacag
The DNA window shown above is from Grus americana isolate bGruAme1 chromosome 3, bGruAme1.mat, whole genome shotgun sequence and carries:
- the PTP4A1 gene encoding protein tyrosine phosphatase type IVA 1 — translated: MARMNRPAPVEITYKNMRFLITHNPTNATLNKFIEELKKYGVTTVVRVCEATYDTAPVEKEGIQVLDWPFDDGAPPSNQIVDDWLNLLKVKFREEPGCCIAVHCVAGLGRAPVLVALALIECGMKYEDAVQFIRQKRRGAFNSKQLLYLEKYRPKMRLRFKDSNGHRNNCCIQ